A window of Sulfurovum riftiae contains these coding sequences:
- a CDS encoding nickel-dependent hydrogenase large subunit yields MKRMVIRQLIEKIEGEAELDYTFSEGRIEDVKINFGFYRGIEEILEGKDPKDALVITPRVCGICNHAHLIAAVRAIEDGYENAGVKIGLTQKAKNIREFTLACELLQNHIKWFYMTLLPNLEKYLKIVSEENHAMKATYFSTTITKALAIFSGQWPHSSYAIPGGVTCDPTQLDVMQAQSLLEECVRFFEQVVTACSLEKYLAIDSVSQLHKIEGDFGRLLHLLGSNGMAEMGQSYDRFIVFSDSFLSKAGKSIVTSVSKVDTRYVHESAQKGSVAKAVSYKNRLYETGPLARGMVSKEPIVKSLHKRYKDSLMTRVFARVHEVALLLEESRKLLKEIRVDEPSCTLEAELKLYEFEGTGTVEAARGSLIHKTTVNNGVIVKYDIITPTQWNLSHGNEKEKGIAVKAMVGSQSIEEADFIFRTFDVCSVCTAQ; encoded by the coding sequence ATGAAACGTATGGTGATTAGACAACTCATTGAGAAGATAGAGGGGGAGGCTGAACTTGACTATACATTCTCGGAAGGAAGGATCGAAGATGTCAAGATCAATTTTGGTTTTTACCGAGGGATCGAAGAGATACTTGAGGGGAAGGATCCAAAAGATGCACTGGTGATCACACCTCGGGTATGCGGTATCTGCAACCATGCACATCTGATCGCTGCAGTGCGAGCCATTGAAGACGGATATGAAAATGCAGGGGTGAAGATCGGGCTTACACAAAAAGCGAAAAATATCAGAGAGTTCACATTGGCCTGCGAACTGCTTCAAAATCATATCAAGTGGTTCTACATGACACTGCTTCCAAATTTAGAAAAATATCTTAAGATCGTCTCCGAAGAGAACCATGCCATGAAAGCGACCTATTTCTCCACTACCATTACAAAAGCACTGGCGATCTTTTCCGGACAGTGGCCTCACTCAAGTTATGCAATCCCCGGCGGGGTGACCTGTGATCCGACACAGCTTGACGTTATGCAGGCACAAAGCCTTCTGGAAGAGTGTGTACGCTTTTTTGAACAGGTGGTGACAGCTTGTTCTTTGGAGAAGTATCTGGCCATAGATTCGGTCTCACAGTTGCATAAGATAGAGGGGGATTTTGGAAGACTTCTGCATCTATTGGGCAGTAATGGTATGGCAGAGATGGGACAAAGCTATGACAGGTTCATTGTTTTTTCCGATTCTTTTCTTTCAAAGGCAGGTAAGTCTATCGTAACTTCCGTATCGAAGGTAGATACAAGATATGTTCATGAGAGTGCACAGAAAGGCAGTGTAGCCAAAGCGGTAAGTTATAAAAACAGACTTTATGAAACAGGGCCGTTGGCACGTGGTATGGTCTCAAAAGAGCCCATAGTCAAAAGTCTGCATAAACGCTATAAAGACTCTCTTATGACGCGTGTCTTTGCTCGTGTGCATGAGGTGGCACTGCTGCTTGAAGAGAGCAGGAAACTGCTAAAAGAGATCAGGGTTGATGAGCCATCCTGTACTTTGGAGGCAGAGTTGAAACTGTATGAGTTCGAGGGAACAGGTACAGTAGAAGCTGCAAGAGGTTCTCTCATCCACAAAACAACGGTCAACAACGGTGTCATAGTGAAATATGACATCATTACGCCGACACAGTGGAACCTCAGTCATGGAAATGAAAAAGAGAAGGGTATTGCAGTCAAGGCAATGGTGGGGAGTCAAAGCATTGAAGAGGCGGATTTCATCTTTCGTACCTTTGATGTCTGTTCTGTCTGTACAGCACAGTAG
- a CDS encoding hydrogenase small subunit, with product MSIDKQESVKKLFTAQSAKVETNKGDAYYNELYDRCRARLDELKKLKPLNNRMDFMQSIEEEGLERRDFLKWASATTAMLMLPASFTPLVAEAAVMMNRLPVIWIELQDCAGNSEALLRSDGPKIDDIILDIISLEFHETLMAPSGHQAEKQLEDAVEHFKGKYLLFVEGSIPQGIDGHFGTIGAKAETFIDHTLRLAKDAAAVVAVGSCATFGGIPAAAPNPTDAVGVMDVVKGKPIINIPACPANPSNMVGVLLHYVLTGSIPELDSLLRPKFAFGYRIHDNCERRAHFDAGEYVEEWGDEGAKNNFCLYKVGCKGPMTFNNCSIIRYNEAVNWPIGVGRGCIGCSEPDFWDKYAYERPMANANIKAPTGGVEKTVDEFGLGLLTAAGIGIAIHAAASAVAGKKSEEV from the coding sequence ATGAGCATAGACAAACAAGAGTCCGTGAAAAAACTTTTTACGGCACAGAGTGCGAAGGTGGAGACCAACAAAGGTGATGCCTATTATAATGAGTTGTATGACAGATGTAGAGCAAGACTTGATGAATTGAAAAAACTCAAGCCGCTCAATAACAGAATGGATTTTATGCAAAGCATTGAAGAAGAGGGCCTTGAAAGAAGGGATTTCCTCAAATGGGCATCCGCTACGACAGCTATGCTTATGCTTCCGGCTTCTTTTACACCACTGGTTGCCGAAGCAGCAGTGATGATGAACAGACTCCCGGTTATCTGGATCGAACTGCAGGATTGTGCAGGTAACTCCGAAGCACTTTTAAGATCGGATGGACCGAAGATCGACGATATTATTCTTGATATCATCTCCCTGGAGTTTCATGAAACACTGATGGCCCCATCCGGTCATCAGGCTGAAAAACAGCTTGAAGATGCAGTAGAACATTTTAAAGGAAAATATCTTCTTTTTGTAGAAGGTTCTATTCCCCAGGGGATCGATGGACACTTTGGTACGATCGGTGCAAAAGCTGAGACTTTCATAGACCATACACTCAGACTGGCAAAAGATGCAGCAGCTGTAGTAGCTGTCGGTTCCTGTGCAACCTTTGGGGGTATCCCGGCAGCAGCACCGAATCCGACAGATGCGGTCGGTGTCATGGATGTGGTCAAAGGCAAGCCGATCATCAATATTCCTGCCTGTCCTGCAAACCCTTCCAATATGGTCGGTGTATTGCTTCACTATGTATTGACTGGTTCAATCCCAGAGCTTGATTCGCTCTTGAGACCGAAATTTGCATTCGGATACCGGATACATGATAACTGTGAAAGAAGAGCACACTTCGATGCCGGTGAGTATGTCGAAGAGTGGGGTGATGAAGGTGCGAAGAACAACTTCTGCCTCTACAAAGTAGGATGCAAAGGACCGATGACATTCAACAACTGTTCGATCATCCGCTATAACGAAGCGGTGAACTGGCCGATCGGGGTTGGACGCGGATGTATCGGATGTTCCGAGCCTGACTTCTGGGACAAGTATGCCTATGAAAGACCAATGGCGAATGCCAATATCAAAGCACCTACAGGCGGTGTCGAGAAGACGGTCGATGAGTTCGGTCTCGGGTTGTTGACTGCAGCGGGTATCGGTATTGCGATCCATGCAGCTGCAAGTGCAGTGGCAGGTAAGAAAAGTGAGGAGGTATAA